The proteins below come from a single Dermatophagoides farinae isolate YC_2012a chromosome 7, ASM2471394v1, whole genome shotgun sequence genomic window:
- the LOC124496692 gene encoding uncharacterized protein LOC124496692 has translation MIMFKAIVLFGIVSIISAQMIIDSKRSGSGGFVGHRIVSGGGFTGNTGLISGGGFVGHQNVPVVTSGGFVGHGSNIQSFPSNGRYFYATPMGHSSNIPSYIERRQTIMPVGSSRIMPSSISSTQFGSSIYPYKSTIATQPSSFRRFRRSIDGLPTHDRSPTVYYGIRQQNGQQQKQQSSSSSYGQSSMSGYTGSSYDYGYGSADETVPKPYQFSLQSQDDGTGSANWYQQEQSNGDGVVVGSYTIQDPITGIMRIVNYRADDDGFHAEIQSNEPGVVDSDPANASIRTIMNNVGTVNSGYSSVSGQQQQQQQQQRVNYQQYKQQSYGVPTY, from the exons atgataatgttcaaA GCAATCGTTTTGTTTGGTATCGTATCGATCATTTCTGCCCAAATGATCATCGATAGTAAACGTTCTGGTTCCGGTGGTTTTGTTGGTCATAGAATAGTTTCAGGTGGTGGTTTTACTGGCAATACTGGTTTAATATCCGGTGGAGGATTTGTTGGTCATCAAAATGTTCCAGTGGTAACAAGTGGAGGTTTTGTTGGCCATGGCAGtaatattcaatcatttcctTCGAATGGACGATATTTTTATGCCACTCCAATGGGACATTCATCGAATATTCCTTCATACATTGAACGTCGACAAACAATTATGCCAGTGGGATCATCACGAATTATGCCTAGTTCGATTTCATCTACTCAATTtggatcatcaatttatccaTACAAATCAACGATTGCTACTCAACCATCATCTTTTCGACGATTTCGTCGTAGTATTGATGGACTTCCTACCCATGATCGATCACCGACCGTATACTATGGTATTCGACAACAGAatggccaacaacaaaaacaacaatcatcatcatcatcatatggtcaatcatcaatgagcGGATATACTGGATCCAGTTATGATTATGGTTATGGTTCAGCTGATGAAACCGTTCCAAAACcatatcaattttcattacaaaGTCAAGATGATGGTACTGGTAGTGCTAATTGGTATCAACAAGAACAATCAAATGGTGacggtgttgttgttggttcatATACTATTCAAGATCCAATAACCGGTATAATGAGAATTGTAAATTATCgtgccgatgatgatggatttcATGCTGAAATTCAATCCAATGAACCGGGTGTTGTTGATTCTGATCCAGCTAATGCATCCATACGAACTATTATGAATAATGTTGGCACTGTAAATTCTGGATATTCATCCGTCagtggacaacaacaacagcagcaacaacaacaacgtgttaattatcaacaatataaacaacaatcgtATGGTGTACCAACGTATTAA